ATACTAACTTGTGTTTAGATATTattaaaaaagtaaataaattaaataaaatactccctccgtcccactattaagtgacctagttcaagtttgcacaatttttaaggaaagTAAAGGGAAAAGTATTTTTAAGaacttttacaattatacccttatggataataaatagtgaaattttgaaatgatttatctctcaaactacaccacggatatTCACAAACTTCGTACCATTGAaatgcattttaaaacacctaagtaacgaatataaacatgactatcaaattatgcatatttcttatatttcttataatcaattaaaaggataattttagaaatatctccttgtttagtgacataggtcacttaatggtaggacaaaatctaaaagtaactaggtcacttattagtgggacggagggactACATAAATTGATGGCCTGTTTACTATAATAACCTTCACTTTCCATCTTTTCCTAAGCACCACCATCTCCTTTATTTCACTCATCCGCTACATCAACTCAGCACCACCACCttctctaaagaaacatcttctgCAACACATCACCCAGAACCACCACAACATTCTTCAATTAAACCACATACCCAATCTGCCAATTTCAATTCAAAGTCCTCTAACACCCTTAATTTGTACACAATAATGGAAGCAATACATCACCAgttattcttcttttttctttgttcATCACCATCTCAGTCAGCAACTTCAAATCCTCCCTAATTCAGCTCAAATCGAACCATGTCACTGCTCATTTAGGCTCGAGTTTAACCCACGCTTCATCTGATTCTTGTCTACGAATTACCATTTCCACCATAACTGCGAACCCATGATAATCAAACAGTCAATTTAATTCATAGTATCATCTATACTTCAATTAAGAATCAAACCCATCACAAATTGGAATCAAACCCATCATAAATTGATCAATTTCACATCAATTTCGTATCTAAACATCAaccaattgaaaaccctaatccaacTTACCATTTTTAAGAAGCAGAAAATCAGGAAAAGATGGAAACCTAACAGGAAAAGGGAGGAGGAAGTAATCAAATGACCACCAGCAGAACAACAACGAGATTAGAGTTACGAACATCAACACAAGTAATCAATCACCTAACTTGTAAACGTAGAACATCACAGATTCAACTCTAACTCGTCTGAATTCAAATCCAACCTCATCTATATTCTTCCTAGTTCTCAAAGAAGCTTCAATTCAATGCTTCATCGATGCTTCAATCATTAGCTGCAATTTATCATGTTCGATCTCCATTTTCTTGTCGGCAACCCATAAACCCCATCGGCCTAAAGCTTCAGTTGCAGCTATCACTCTCATCTGGGTTTCTAttttcaaaagttagggttttgatttagcAAATTAGGTGTAGAAATtggaattttggttttggttcaATGAATTTGATATTATGATTTAATCAGTAAACAAGGGTTTTCTTCGATTGGGTAAGTTGGGGTTTCGATTTATTGAAATTGAACTTCTGATTTTGGAGAGTAATCGATTCCATGATTTTGCTACTGAAGAAATCAGGAAACAAGTTAATGGGGTTTTTGGCTGTGTGTTCTTGATATATGCAGAGGTAGAAGACGGAGATTGAGATGGGGCGGAGTAAAAATAATCAAGTATATGGTTATTAGATTTTGCATCCCAGCCATAGATTAAATGATTTTCTTTGTAACCGTTGGATGTTAGACTCACCTCAAGGCTAGACTTGTAATATCAATATTCTACAGATTTTTAATTTATAAAATCATTTAAAGTTTGGTCATAAACAGTTAACTCTGGTCAACATCCAGTCCAGATACCAAGCCCTAACGtcggacaaatgttagaccaaggCCTAGTGTTGGCCAAAACCTGAGTACTAAACACCAATTATCCCAAAAAATTAAATTTGAAAGAGGCTTAATTAAATATGACCTGAGAAATGATTATTTATAGAGGAGCAGTTGGATTAGACGTTGGATATGTCTATTGGTCGGCTTTTCTTGCTTCACACGGCTATAGGTAAAACATCAGCGACTTAACTTAAACTATGGCTTATGTTCATCCATTGGCGTTGGCGGTTCTTGTTGAGCCGCGCAATACAAGAACAAACACGCACCTCTTAATTGGGCGCATTGGGATAGCCCTCGAATTTGTTGATTTGGCcgtccatttttcatgttcgcCCATATCATAGCGTCCCTTGCTCACGCTATACGAATTTCCTTTGGTGGCCACAATGTAACCAAAAGCAACAACTTGGTAGAGCAGGATCTCAGCTTGTCATTAGAATTCCTTCCAGTTTTCTGGAATGACTTATCATCAATAATATGAAAGCTAATAAACATGTATTAATCAAAGAACATGTTATAATTGGAATTAATGAAAGTAATTATTTTGTAGAGAATTAGAAAAATCTATCACTTTTAGTGGTCAGCTAAGCCATGGTTATAGACTTATAGGATATTGTATAGGTTCATCACTATGTGTTATCCCTTGCTCGTGGAATCTAGTATCCAACCAGGTCATAACCCAGTTTCCGGCCCAATAAATATTTGGGCCCTCCATTAGCCTTCATATTTCTACGTTTTTGCAGTTGGTCTGGTTCCTCCATTTGTAAATAATTCTTTTTTACAACATACTAGTTGCCATTTGCCAATATGAATCCTAAGTGTTCAACAGATTTGTGTCAAGTGGCATATTtgaaacgattttttgggaccatggtttgtttggggaccatggttctatttctagtaagacatttagaagtaaatctagatcaccccttatctagacatttatattaatacctaaattactctTCTGATTAATTTTAGGTAATGATTAGTGAAgtcattagtgaaatgattaaactaaagaagtagaattatcgaGAGATTaaaattagagaagatgaagatgaaaaaccaATTGGCCAACTAACTTTCTGTTACGTGTCTTTGTTGTTTTCCCATTGTGAAATTTCCTTAATATGTTTTCACTTCGCTtgtttttgttgtagttttggaATCATCCACGAAATTAATTAAGCTTCTCTCAACACATAACATGATTCTATTCCTTTAAAAAAGACAATGGAGAGAATATAATCAGAGAAATGAAACCCGCCAATGCATGACATTGACTGCCTTTATACATTATTGACATAATCTGATAATAACAATTTATGTAAATAAatactgatcaaaaaaaaaaaaacaatttatgTATATACAAGCATTTCACATGAACTCGTCGGAGTCAATTCCTCAAAAACGCTTAAATACGACTCGCCAATCGAGCTGCAGTACCCATAGCTTTAGCTTTTTCGCGAAGCATGAATTTCTGAATCTTACCAGTAGGAGTTTTAGGAAGAGACTCCTCAAAAACAACAGTTTTGGGGACCATATAGTGAGGCATTTTCAGCCTGCAAAACTCTATAATGTCCTTTTGCGATGGCTTCTGGATCTTCTCTGGCTTCAAACTTACGAAAGCACAAGGTGTTTCACCCCAATATTCATCTGGCCGAGCAACCACAGCGGCTTCATGAATTGCCGGGTGTGAATACAATATAGATTCAACTTCGACACTACTTATATTCTCCCCGCCACTTATAATCACATCTTTTGATCTATCTTTAATCTCTAAGTATCCGTCAGGGTGCATAACACCAACATCCCCTGTGCAAAACCATCCATCTGCTTTTAAACATTTGCTTGTACCAATGGGATCCTTAAGATACCCCAGTAAAATCGAACCACCTCGTAAAACAATCTCACCCAAGGACAATCCGTCTCGTTTTACACTTACACCCGATTCCGGATCCAACACATCAATTTCAGTCATTCCAAGAGTTTTAACTCCTTGTCTCGCTTTCAACCGAGCCCTTTGGGTTGCTGGCAGTTTGTTCCACTCAGGTTTCCATGCACAAGACACGACTATTGATGCAGTTTCAGTTAACCCATAACCGTGGCTCACCAAAAACCCTAATGATTCCGTTCGAAGAAGCACTGGCGCTGGTGGTGGTGCTCCAGCTGTTAAAATATGAACACGGTTGGGTAGTGGTTTTATACCTGGCTCATTTGCTAACATATTTAGCACAACTGGTGCTGCGCACATATGTGTAACTTTATGTTGACGGAGCAAATTATAAACTGACACAGCATCAAATTTACGCACACATATGTTGGTTGCACCAACTGCTGCCATGCCCCAAGGGAAGCACCATCCGTTGGAATGAAACATTGCCAGGGTCCATAGAAAGACGGGTTGTTTTGGAACAGACCAATCGACCAAAGAATCAACTGTCGCAATGTAAAGTCCACGGTGAGAATGGACTACACCTTTAGGATATGATGTTGTACCTGAAGTATAATTCAACACCATTGGATCCCACTCCCTATGAGGTCGTTCCCAATGAAAATCAGGATCACCTCTCGTTAACAAACGCTCGTAAGTAAATTCGAGATTAAACTCTAAGGTGAATAATGAGCTTTCTatgtcatcctcatcatcattgaTTAAAATGAGCATCGGAGGTACAATTTCTGTTGGGAAAAGAGAAAATGCTTCAAGAACTGTAAAGCGGGAGggaaaatcaacaaaaacaagtttcgattcacTGTGACAAAGTAGTACTGAAATAGTACGCGCATCGAGACGTGTACTGATGGTATTCAATATAGCACCACTCATAGGTACAGCAAAATGAAGTTCATACATAGCTGGAAGATTTGGAGACAAAACTGAGACAACATCTCCACGTTGAATACCGATGATTGATTTCAAAGCTGAAGCAAGTCGAAGACATCTACGGTTAGTTTGCTTCCATGTGAAAGTGGTTTCATTGTAGATGATTGACGTACAATCACCATATACTGTTGCTGCTCTCTCTAAGAATCCAACTGGGGTTATTGGTGATGAATTTGCTGCACTTGGTTTCAATAAATCCATCCGAACCTACAAATACTGTTGCAGAATCGTTGGATGTTTAATACCTACGATCGAATTCCAAATCTCTGAGTATCTGGCACTTAACTTTGAAAGAACTTGTATTGCTACAGACTTTAAAAAGAAATACTAGCACTCTTTTTCTGCACTTCTTGAAGATGTTGGGAAGAAGATGGTGGATAGGTAAGAATTAGGAGGAATTTGTAGTACTTATATTGTGTTGGAAATTTTGAAGTAGGTACATGCACCACCGGGATGACGTGAATGAAATAACCTGGAAGATGTATTCTCAAAACCTTTAAAGTTCTTGTTGACTTGCATGTTTGTTGGTCATTATTTTTCTGTCAAAGTCGTATGTTCCCATTGCAACCAATGTGTAGGATTTTATAGAGAGAAAGCTACATTGTGATTTGTACCACTGAATCAATTACCATTACACGGACGAAAAGATTTCTTTCGCGCGCTGGTTAAACATTTTTGATCAGCAAAGTTACAAATACTAATATCATGAGCATTTTTAATTTAGGTCCTAACCATTTTTTTTACCAGATTGGTGTCAACTCCTGCATTTGTCCATTGATGGTCGTAGGTCAAGGTCAACTGTCTATTAGTCTTGGTGTTGTTTTCCCATTGTGATGAAATTTCCCACGAAATTTAAAACACACGCTTGGCTATTCATCCAAAATGAAGACATATAATCTTTcccgattaaaaaaaaaaaaaaaagacatagagTCTGATATAATAACAATATATGTAAATTTCAAGCATTTCCCATTAACTAGTACGAGTCAACTCCATAAAAACATTTTAAAAAGACTTGCCAATTTAgctgaatttcatccttactCTAGTGGTTTTAGGTGCTGATTGTTAGCCGCATATCACTTCAAGTACGAACAAATAAAGAGTTTCTCGATCTCTGCCAAGAAGGGAATCTTGCGTATCATGTTTCTCCCGAATTCACTGCTGAAGTCAGCACTAAACCTAATGGTCCAGTTAGCCAGTAAGCCATTAGGTCAAGGTCAGGTCTGCGAAGTCAATGGCCAACTGACTCCCTGTTATGTCTATTAGTCTTGGTGTTGTTTTCCCATTGTGATGAAATTTCCTTGAAGATGTGTTTACCTGTGCTTGTTTTGATAGTTTTTGAATTGTCCAAGAAATTTAATAAGCTTCATTCGGCACATGATTCATTTTTCTATGGAGAGATATGAAAAACACTCTTGGTCATTAATCCAAAATGATGACATATCATCTGATATAATAACAATATTTGTAAATTCAAGCATTGGGTTAAGTGGTAAAATGTCCTAAAATGGACATCAAGGTTGTGAAAGTGTCCCGGACGTTTGGGAAAATATCAAAATGCCCCATTCTGTTATTTTTATCTACAATAATCAAAATGGGACATTTTGACCAATTTTAACTGCTCAACTGTGTTTTGAGTTGTGTCTTTTGCCCCTCGATAAAAATAGCGCGCGACATGTTACACTGCGCTAATAAATTTGTGGACACGCGGGCTATGCAAACCAATGACAGTGCAATGTAAACT
Above is a genomic segment from Papaver somniferum cultivar HN1 chromosome 10, ASM357369v1, whole genome shotgun sequence containing:
- the LOC113315200 gene encoding probable acyl-activating enzyme 5, peroxisomal, with the protein product MDLLKPSAANSSPITPVGFLERAATVYGDCTSIIYNETTFTWKQTNRRCLRLASALKSIIGIQRGDVVSVLSPNLPAMYELHFAVPMSGAILNTISTRLDARTISVLLCHSESKLVFVDFPSRFTVLEAFSLFPTEIVPPMLILINDDEDDIESSLFTLEFNLEFTYERLLTRGDPDFHWERPHREWDPMVLNYTSGTTSYPKGVVHSHRGLYIATVDSLVDWSVPKQPVFLWTLAMFHSNGWCFPWGMAAVGATNICVRKFDAVSVYNLLRQHKVTHMCAAPVVLNMLANEPGIKPLPNRVHILTAGAPPPAPVLLRTESLGFLVSHGYGLTETASIVVSCAWKPEWNKLPATQRARLKARQGVKTLGMTEIDVLDPESGVSVKRDGLSLGEIVLRGGSILLGYLKDPIGTSKCLKADGWFCTGDVGVMHPDGYLEIKDRSKDVIISGGENISSVEVESILYSHPAIHEAAVVARPDEYWGETPCAFVSLKPEKIQKPSQKDIIEFCRLKMPHYMVPKTVVFEESLPKTPTGKIQKFMLREKAKAMGTAARLASRI